The following proteins come from a genomic window of Ilumatobacter coccineus YM16-304:
- the glpX gene encoding class II fructose-bisphosphatase, with protein sequence MTSSSRQQPDRNLAMELVRATEAACMAAARWVGRGEKEAADGAAVEAMRLSLSTVSMTGTVIIGEGEKDDAPMLFNGEEVGDGSLPLVDVAVDPIDGTTLTAHGKTNALSVIAVADRGSMLDPGPSFYMQKICVGPESVGAIDITASATQNLRWIAKSKRNDVRDLTAVILDRPRHEDLIREVRAAGCRIRLISDGDVYGSVATSWPDAGVDVLFGIGGTPEGVISAAAMKAMGGEMQVRFAPQSDDEKNAMLDAGYDLDRVMTQDDLITSDNAFFAATGLTDGALLRGVRFDARGARTQSLVMRSRSGTVRFIDARHRVKKLREFAAIDY encoded by the coding sequence ATGACATCGTCGTCACGCCAGCAACCAGACCGAAACCTCGCCATGGAGCTCGTCCGAGCGACCGAAGCAGCATGCATGGCCGCCGCCCGATGGGTCGGCCGAGGCGAGAAGGAAGCCGCCGACGGGGCAGCCGTCGAGGCGATGCGCCTCTCGCTCTCGACGGTGTCGATGACCGGCACCGTCATCATCGGCGAAGGCGAGAAGGACGATGCCCCGATGCTGTTCAACGGCGAGGAGGTCGGCGACGGTTCACTGCCGCTCGTCGACGTCGCCGTCGACCCGATCGACGGCACCACCCTCACAGCACACGGCAAGACCAACGCACTCTCGGTCATCGCGGTGGCCGACCGCGGCTCGATGCTCGACCCGGGCCCGTCGTTCTACATGCAGAAGATCTGCGTCGGCCCCGAGTCGGTCGGCGCGATCGACATCACCGCCAGCGCCACACAGAACCTGCGATGGATCGCCAAGTCGAAGCGCAACGACGTCCGCGACCTCACTGCGGTGATCCTCGACCGCCCGCGCCACGAAGACCTCATCCGCGAGGTGCGTGCGGCCGGCTGTCGTATCCGGCTCATCAGCGACGGCGACGTCTACGGCTCGGTGGCCACGTCGTGGCCCGACGCCGGCGTCGACGTGCTGTTCGGCATCGGCGGCACCCCCGAGGGCGTCATCTCCGCCGCCGCCATGAAGGCGATGGGCGGTGAGATGCAGGTGCGCTTCGCCCCGCAGAGCGACGACGAGAAGAACGCGATGCTCGACGCCGGCTACGACCTCGACCGCGTCATGACCCAAGACGACCTCATCACCAGCGACAACGCGTTCTTCGCCGCCACGGGCCTCACCGACGGGGCGCTGCTCCGCGGCGTCCGCTTCGACGCTCGCGGGGCCCGCACGCAGAGCCTCGTGATGCGCTCACGATCGGGCACGGTCCGGTTCATCGACGCTCGCCACCGGGTCAAGAAGCTTCGCGAGTTCGCGGCCATCGACTACTGA
- the atpD gene encoding F0F1 ATP synthase subunit beta, whose amino-acid sequence MTENELQSGRVVGIAGPVIDVEFPRGALPEINTALEFDVTLEGETIVVLAEVAQQLGNGRVRAVCMKPTDGLVRGAEVRNTGHGIQVPVGEKVLGNVWNVWGEALDTQPDGIESVERWDIHRDAPTFDALEPSARMFETGIKVVDLLTPYVSGGKIGLFGGAGVGKTVLITEMINRVASQHGGVSVFAGVGERTREGTDLRLEMIESEVYEKAALVFGQMDEPPGVRLRVALSALTMAEYFRDVANQDVLLFVDNIFRFVQAGSEVSTLLGRMPSAVGYQPTLADEMGQLQERITSTKGRSITSLQAVYVPADDYTDPAPFTTFTHLDATTELSRQVAALGIYPAVDPLASTSTILSPEVVGDHHYNVARRVQETLQRYKELQDIIAILGLDELSEEDRLTVSRARKVERFLSQPFYVAKTFTGLDGEYVPVAETVESFEALIDGQLDDLPEQAFLNVGNIDQVQAKAKALAES is encoded by the coding sequence ATGACAGAAAACGAACTCCAGAGCGGCCGAGTCGTCGGTATTGCTGGCCCCGTGATCGACGTCGAGTTCCCCCGCGGCGCTCTTCCCGAGATCAACACGGCCCTCGAATTCGACGTGACCCTCGAAGGTGAGACGATCGTCGTCCTCGCCGAGGTCGCACAGCAGCTCGGCAACGGACGTGTCCGCGCCGTCTGCATGAAGCCGACCGACGGTCTCGTGCGTGGCGCCGAAGTGCGCAACACCGGCCACGGCATCCAGGTGCCGGTCGGCGAGAAGGTACTCGGCAACGTCTGGAACGTGTGGGGCGAAGCCCTCGACACGCAGCCCGACGGCATCGAGTCGGTCGAGCGCTGGGACATCCACCGCGACGCACCGACCTTCGACGCACTCGAGCCCTCGGCTCGCATGTTCGAAACGGGCATCAAGGTCGTCGACCTGCTCACCCCGTACGTCTCGGGCGGCAAGATCGGCCTGTTCGGCGGTGCCGGCGTGGGCAAGACCGTGCTCATCACCGAGATGATCAACCGTGTTGCCTCGCAGCACGGTGGTGTGTCGGTGTTCGCCGGCGTCGGTGAGCGCACCCGTGAGGGCACCGACCTCCGCCTCGAGATGATCGAGTCCGAGGTGTACGAAAAAGCTGCCCTCGTGTTCGGCCAGATGGACGAGCCGCCGGGCGTGCGCCTCCGTGTCGCCCTGTCGGCGCTGACGATGGCGGAGTACTTCCGTGACGTCGCCAACCAGGACGTCCTCCTGTTCGTCGACAACATCTTCCGCTTCGTGCAGGCCGGTTCCGAGGTGTCGACGCTCCTCGGTCGTATGCCTTCCGCCGTGGGTTACCAGCCGACGCTCGCCGACGAGATGGGGCAGCTCCAGGAGCGCATCACCTCGACGAAGGGCCGCTCGATCACCTCGCTGCAGGCCGTGTACGTCCCTGCTGACGACTACACCGACCCGGCGCCGTTCACGACCTTCACGCACCTCGATGCCACGACCGAGCTCTCCCGCCAGGTGGCGGCGCTCGGTATCTACCCGGCGGTCGACCCGCTCGCATCGACCTCGACGATCCTCAGCCCCGAGGTCGTCGGCGACCACCACTACAACGTGGCCCGTCGTGTGCAGGAGACGCTGCAGCGCTACAAGGAACTGCAAGACATCATCGCCATCCTCGGTCTCGACGAACTGTCGGAGGAAGACCGTCTCACGGTGTCGCGTGCTCGTAAGGTCGAGCGCTTCCTGTCGCAGCCGTTCTACGTCGCCAAGACCTTCACCGGTCTCGACGGTGAGTACGTGCCCGTCGCCGAGACCGTCGAGTCGTTCGAAGCGCTCATCGACGGTCAGCTCGACGATCTGCCCGAGCAGGCGTTCTTGAACGTCGGCAACATCGACCAGGTCCAGGCCAAGGCCAAGGCCCTGGCGGAGAGCTGA
- a CDS encoding DUF1330 domain-containing protein — translation MTAYLIVNYDVDNPELYGEYQQGAGPALKIGTDCKLLVLDGDSTQVEGEGAGKQTVVLEFESMEKAKEIYESGEYQAVVGKRHDATSKHFAVLVNGFG, via the coding sequence ATGACCGCTTACCTCATCGTGAACTACGACGTCGACAATCCGGAGCTGTACGGCGAGTACCAGCAAGGCGCCGGCCCGGCCCTGAAGATCGGTACCGATTGCAAGCTGTTGGTGCTCGACGGTGACTCCACTCAGGTCGAGGGGGAAGGCGCCGGCAAGCAGACCGTGGTGCTCGAGTTCGAGTCGATGGAGAAGGCCAAGGAGATCTACGAGTCGGGCGAGTACCAGGCGGTCGTCGGCAAGCGCCACGACGCCACGTCGAAGCACTTCGCCGTGCTCGTCAACGGCTTCGGCTGA
- a CDS encoding DUF3291 domain-containing protein — translation MTTYHLAQLNLGLLRAPLDTDEMAEFRAALDPINAIAEATPGFVWRLQDDSGQSSTHVEVPGATDPLWAPNMSVWESLESLQHFMYKSGHASYLRRRAEWFQRPEGLINVLWWLPAGEIPTLDDGVRRLRHLEANGPSDEGWDLRRRLDPPDAFSRSR, via the coding sequence ATGACGACGTATCACCTGGCACAACTCAACCTCGGCCTGCTGCGCGCGCCGCTCGACACCGACGAGATGGCGGAGTTTCGTGCCGCGCTCGACCCGATCAACGCGATAGCCGAAGCGACGCCAGGGTTCGTGTGGAGGCTGCAAGACGACTCGGGCCAGTCATCGACCCACGTGGAGGTGCCGGGTGCCACCGACCCGCTGTGGGCGCCCAACATGTCGGTGTGGGAGTCGCTCGAGTCGCTCCAGCACTTCATGTACAAGAGCGGGCACGCGAGCTACCTGCGGCGACGCGCGGAGTGGTTCCAACGCCCCGAGGGGCTGATCAACGTGCTGTGGTGGCTTCCGGCCGGTGAGATCCCGACGCTCGACGACGGCGTGCGACGCCTCCGCCACCTGGAAGCGAACGGGCCGAGCGACGAAGGTTGGGACCTCCGCCGTCGGCTCGATCCGCCGGACGCGTTCAGCCGAAGCCGTTGA
- a CDS encoding S9 family peptidase, whose product MLDPIPLSLVQSGIDLTEPKPVPGGGAVSWVQRWGRQSAIVIQHLDRRPPRLLSHGPDPAPGRGLGGACYTWTGGGAELVYVTSEGSLWLQPSDGSAGRMVTSIEGSCRAPAVDSMTAGGTSEFVVYVVDEARVMSTSLSSGETQRLDDGRHEFCFDPCVSPDGTMVSWAGWSPPDMPWDGAVRVDCSLATGAISITGIDDAAIQQPRFAPDGRPMHVHDGSGWLNVYLGGDTVVAESLEHAGPTWGMGNRSYDVSPDGARVAFTRNEAGHGSLNVVDLSSGEVERLGRGVHGHVMWLPDGESVVALRSGARTPTQVVIYEVGGGEATRRPLAVGPNEAWSSRDLPEPELVACESSDASATLHARRFVAGEGRTICWVHGGPTDQWQVEWRPRFSYWLSRGWDILVVDPRGTTGHGREYQQALHGGWGRLDVDDTADLLACSHSQGWSSPDRTVMMGGSSGGLTVLGVLADHGHLVAGGVASYPVSDLLALTEVTHRFEAHYTDTLVGPLPESADRYTELSPIHRADRIVQPVLVFHGTDDPVVPIEQSTALVERIRAVGGDIDYVVYDGEGHGFRDPVNVADEYARTEVFLDRIVGG is encoded by the coding sequence GTGCTCGATCCGATTCCGTTGTCGCTCGTCCAGTCGGGAATCGACCTGACCGAACCGAAACCGGTGCCCGGTGGCGGTGCGGTGAGCTGGGTGCAGCGGTGGGGCCGGCAGTCGGCGATCGTGATCCAACACCTCGATCGTCGGCCGCCACGTCTGCTGAGCCACGGACCCGACCCTGCCCCGGGGCGTGGCCTCGGCGGCGCCTGTTACACGTGGACCGGCGGGGGTGCCGAGCTGGTGTACGTGACGTCGGAGGGGTCGCTGTGGCTGCAACCGAGTGATGGTTCGGCAGGGCGCATGGTCACCTCGATCGAGGGATCGTGTCGGGCCCCGGCGGTCGATTCGATGACCGCCGGCGGCACGAGCGAGTTCGTCGTCTACGTGGTCGACGAGGCTCGCGTGATGTCGACATCGTTGTCGTCGGGGGAGACGCAGCGCCTCGACGATGGTCGCCACGAGTTCTGTTTCGATCCGTGCGTGTCTCCGGACGGAACGATGGTGTCGTGGGCCGGTTGGAGCCCACCCGACATGCCGTGGGACGGCGCGGTGCGTGTCGACTGCTCGTTGGCGACCGGAGCGATCAGCATCACGGGCATCGACGACGCAGCGATCCAACAGCCGCGCTTCGCTCCCGACGGCCGCCCGATGCACGTCCACGACGGCTCGGGGTGGCTCAACGTGTACCTCGGCGGCGACACTGTCGTCGCCGAGTCGCTGGAGCATGCCGGGCCGACGTGGGGGATGGGCAACCGCTCGTACGACGTGTCGCCCGACGGCGCTCGAGTCGCGTTCACGCGCAACGAAGCCGGTCACGGAAGCCTGAACGTGGTCGATCTGTCGAGCGGTGAGGTGGAACGACTCGGCCGCGGCGTGCACGGTCACGTGATGTGGCTCCCCGACGGCGAATCGGTGGTGGCGTTGCGCAGCGGCGCTCGCACTCCGACACAGGTCGTGATCTACGAGGTCGGAGGCGGCGAAGCGACTCGCCGCCCGCTCGCAGTCGGTCCGAACGAGGCGTGGAGCAGCCGGGATCTGCCCGAACCAGAACTCGTCGCGTGTGAGTCGTCGGACGCGAGCGCCACGTTGCACGCTCGACGGTTCGTCGCGGGCGAAGGCCGAACGATCTGCTGGGTGCACGGCGGACCGACCGATCAGTGGCAGGTCGAGTGGCGTCCGAGGTTCTCGTACTGGCTGAGCCGCGGGTGGGACATCCTCGTGGTCGATCCCCGTGGCACGACCGGGCACGGTCGCGAGTACCAACAGGCGCTACACGGTGGTTGGGGTCGCCTCGACGTCGACGACACCGCCGACCTGCTCGCTTGCTCGCACTCGCAGGGCTGGTCGAGTCCCGACCGCACGGTGATGATGGGTGGGTCGTCGGGTGGGTTGACGGTGCTCGGCGTGCTCGCCGACCACGGCCACCTCGTCGCCGGGGGCGTCGCGTCGTATCCGGTGAGCGACCTGTTGGCGCTGACGGAGGTGACCCATCGCTTCGAGGCGCACTACACCGACACCCTGGTCGGACCGTTGCCCGAGTCCGCCGACCGATACACCGAGCTGTCGCCGATCCACCGTGCCGACCGAATCGTGCAACCGGTGCTGGTGTTCCACGGCACCGACGATCCGGTCGTGCCGATCGAGCAGAGCACCGCGCTCGTCGAACGGATCCGAGCAGTGGGCGGCGACATCGACTACGTCGTGTACGACGGCGAAGGCCACGGATTCCGCGACCCGGTCAACGTCGCCGACGAGTACGCCCGCACCGAGGTATTCCTCGACCGAATCGTCGGCGGGTGA
- the atpC gene encoding ATP synthase F1 subunit epsilon, with protein MADSMRVDIVSPEKVLFSGEANMVITRTNGGGEIAFQAGHAPFLGALVENHTRIFLTDGKIQDVAVHRGFVEVSGNTVSILSDVAELADEIDVARAKQALERHEMTLKTETVEANIADAVAGKARARARLTTTGTSFTA; from the coding sequence ATGGCCGACTCGATGCGAGTCGACATCGTGTCACCCGAGAAGGTCCTCTTCTCGGGTGAGGCCAACATGGTCATCACGCGCACCAACGGTGGCGGCGAGATCGCCTTCCAGGCCGGCCACGCGCCGTTCCTGGGAGCGCTCGTCGAGAACCACACGCGGATCTTCCTCACCGACGGCAAGATCCAGGACGTCGCCGTACACCGCGGCTTCGTCGAGGTGAGCGGCAACACGGTGTCGATCCTGTCCGACGTCGCCGAACTGGCCGACGAGATCGATGTCGCCCGGGCCAAGCAAGCGCTCGAGCGCCACGAGATGACGCTCAAGACCGAGACGGTCGAGGCGAACATCGCCGACGCCGTCGCCGGCAAGGCCCGAGCACGAGCTCGTCTCACCACCACCGGCACCTCCTTCACCGCCTGA